The following proteins are co-located in the Choristoneura fumiferana chromosome 23, NRCan_CFum_1, whole genome shotgun sequence genome:
- the LOC141440705 gene encoding uncharacterized protein encodes MKYKALRFVMKIKNAKEDHFLKSCSLVIDGDSYFRSSYKDSGCKFILGGEFDRYADYLKRKLGVFIESNVICYVVFNGAMKADLETRKQLHQKLINDKMAIVPGDDNYYEPVFTKDVQKQVLEELGINYYVCEHDARETMLDVSKNYKCAVLTNNFEYCLLGMSCITPDSIAYDKNKKGISCKIQTPEGHEAYFCLKKYMKPVFMAVIDEDGLLYRKIPRIIGSGKKNPIGNLIYWMNHQSQTEAIEKLVKMLDSEADRQKFRDTVHELIKLILFTRKNPAVKYFNTSDSDNNEFRKRESIGQIAIPYINLKNNGWFSGSWVICDKNRNDAMLPAIDIIICARSALSDDKKGEVTFIGRNVDKSCVTQIKADAKFSKINDEGFSLEDCFEKFVDTALPGFNWSLLTDVSEDMWLLIITLLYYLSKAGSDFITPAYSILVSYLILGPVSKKVGLIKRSNLTMCHSLALDDPDAENDCTYEDCLKAAHAVIDYFDERKIKKNFDRGVLHSLAEFQHCLQQMNYLNKLGGEKN; translated from the coding sequence ATGAAATACAAAGCCCTAAGATTCGTGATGAAGATTAAGAACGCGAAGGAGGACCATTTTTTAAAAAGCTGCTCCCTCGTCATAGACGGAGATAGCTATTTCCGCAGTTCTTACAAAGACAGCGGATGCAAGTTCATCCTAGGAGGCGAATTCGACAGATACGCTGATTACTTGAAAAGAAAACTCGGTGTATTTATCGAAAGCAACGTAATATGTTACGTGGTTTTCAACGGAGCTATGAAAGCAGACCTTGAAACGAGAAAACAATTGCATCAAAAGCTTATTAATGATAAGATGGCTATTGTGCCCGGTGACGACAATTACTATGAGCCTGTATTCACCAAAGACGTGCAAAAACAGGTGCTTGAAGAACTAGGGATTAACTATTATGTTTGTGAGCACGACGCCCGAGAAACGATGCTCGACGTTTCCAAAAACTATAAATGCGCAGTCCTCACAAATAACTTCGAGTATTGCCTGCTTGGCATGTCATGCATAACACCAGATTCAATAGCATACGACAAGAACAAAAAAGGAATATCGTGCAAAATACAGACTCCTGAAGGTCACGAAGCttatttctgtttaaaaaaatatatgaaacccGTATTTATGGCCGTGATAGATGAAGACGGTCTACTTTATCGAAAAATTCCCCGAATCATTGGCTCGGGGAAGAAAAACCCCATTGGAAACTTGATCTACTGGATGAATCATCAAAGTCAGACGGAAGCTATTGAGAAATTAGTAAAGATGTTGGATTCGGAGGCAGATAGACAAAAGTTCAGGGACACTGTTCATgaacttataaaattaatattgtttaccAGAAAAAATCCAGCTGTTAAGTATTTTAATACATCAGACAGCGACAATAATGAATTCCGAAAAAGAGAATCGATCGGACAAATAGCGATCCCTTACATTAATTTAAAGAACAACGGATGGTTCTCTGGATCGTGGGTAATTTGTGACAAAAATAGAAACGACGCCATGCTACCTGCTATTGATATAATTATATGCGCTCGCAGCGCTTTATCAGATGACAAGAAAGGTGAAGTTACTTTCATTGGTCGAAACGTTGACAAAAGCTGCGTCACACAAATAAAAGCAGACGCTAAATTCAGTAAAATAAACGACGAAGGGTTTTCGCTAGAAGATTGCTTTGAAAAATTCGTTGACACAGCACTACCTGGCTTCAACTGGTCATTACTGACCGATGTTTCGGAAGACATGTGGCTGTTAATAATAACCCTCCTGTACTACTTATCTAAAGCTGGAAGTGACTTCATCACACCCGCTTATAGCATCCTCGTATCCTACCTGATTCTAGGACCTGTGTCCAAAAAAGTTGGCCTAATAAAACGTAGCAATTTGACAATGTGCCACAGTCTAGCGTTGGACGATCCAGATGCCGAAAATGACTGCACTTATGAAGATTGCCTCAAGGCAGCACATGCTGTGATAGATTATTTCGATGAGCGAAAAATTAAGAAGAACTTCGACAGAGGTGTGCTTCATAGTTTGGCAGAGTTTCAACACTGCTTGCAGCAAATGAACTATTTGAACAAATTGGGCGGCgagaaaaattaa